A window from Polyangiaceae bacterium encodes these proteins:
- the tnpB gene encoding IS66 family insertion sequence element accessory protein TnpB, giving the protein MAEEAAWIRAQVGAIVGRRGRGNPYPDEVRRRAVEYFSHDASKEYRRQRFVWSSESGYQHCGAGRLPKEAHRRNRRGWFRAARNRRRARWLGEGAACRAWPRRSLHRRARYRFACRAHSEAVVIGSTRQVVVYAYREPVDMRKAFNALTALVEQGFRRDVMSGELFLFINRTRKRAKVLFWDGTGLCLFAKRLAKGHFAAPWARKGEGPLMLTTSELALLLEGNELIARMPLSPPVYTRAERVLPWG; this is encoded by the coding sequence ATGGCAGAAGAGGCAGCTTGGATTCGCGCGCAAGTTGGTGCGATTGTTGGGCGGCGGGGACGTGGCAATCCTTACCCTGATGAGGTGCGTCGACGTGCGGTCGAATATTTTTCGCACGACGCAAGCAAAGAATATCGCCGGCAAAGATTTGTTTGGAGCTCGGAATCGGGGTACCAACATTGCGGAGCTGGACGTCTCCCCAAAGAGGCGCATCGTCGGAATCGGCGCGGCTGGTTTCGAGCGGCTCGAAATCGTCGACGAGCACGCTGGCTCGGCGAAGGAGCGGCTTGTCGTGCGTGGCCCAGGAGGTCTTTGCATCGAAGGGCTCGATATCGATTCGCTTGCCGAGCTCATTCGGAGGCTGTCGTGATTGGGTCGACGCGGCAGGTCGTCGTGTACGCGTATCGCGAGCCGGTCGATATGCGCAAAGCATTCAATGCGCTCACGGCGCTCGTCGAGCAAGGCTTTCGCCGCGACGTGATGTCGGGCGAATTGTTCCTCTTCATCAACCGCACGCGCAAACGAGCCAAAGTGCTTTTCTGGGATGGCACCGGTTTGTGTCTCTTTGCCAAGCGCCTGGCGAAGGGACATTTTGCGGCGCCCTGGGCACGCAAGGGCGAAGGACCGCTCATGCTGACGACGAGCGAGCTTGCGTTATTGCTCGAAGGCAATGAGCTGATTGCGCGCATGCCCTTGTCGCCACCGGTCTACACACGCGCCGAACGAGTGCTCCCCTGGGGCTAA
- a CDS encoding Uma2 family endonuclease, whose translation MGLPAEKLGRRATYADYAAVPEHKSAEIINGVLHVFPKPAPAHSKTASRLGSEVNGPFDIGRGGPGGWHILDEPELHFGPKDDRDILAPDIAGWRIERMPVLPRTAYFTLAPDWVCEVLSPSTEKVDRIDKMPIYARERVKHVWLVHPIRQTIEVFTLNADGFWVMTGMHAGNVHVRIPPFDAIELDLGLLWPVIEGGPPTEDEAG comes from the coding sequence ATGGGTTTGCCCGCTGAAAAGCTCGGACGTCGCGCCACGTATGCAGATTATGCCGCTGTGCCGGAACACAAGAGCGCGGAGATCATCAACGGAGTCCTCCACGTTTTTCCAAAGCCCGCGCCCGCCCACTCGAAGACAGCGTCACGTCTCGGTTCAGAAGTGAACGGTCCGTTCGACATTGGTCGCGGTGGCCCTGGAGGTTGGCACATTCTCGACGAGCCCGAGCTTCATTTCGGCCCCAAAGATGACCGAGACATCCTTGCCCCCGATATTGCGGGATGGCGCATTGAACGTATGCCGGTCTTACCGCGCACGGCATACTTCACGCTCGCGCCCGATTGGGTCTGCGAAGTGCTCAGCCCGTCGACCGAAAAAGTAGATCGCATCGACAAGATGCCCATCTATGCGCGGGAACGCGTCAAACACGTTTGGCTCGTCCATCCAATCCGCCAAACCATTGAAGTGTTCACGCTCAATGCGGACGGTTTTTGGGTGATGACCGGCATGCATGCGGGCAATGTACACGTTCGCATTCCCCCCTTCGACGCAATCGAGCTCGACCTCGGACTCTTGTGGCCCGTCATCGAAGGCGGACCTCCGACGGAAGACGAGGCAGGCTGA
- a CDS encoding SUMF1/EgtB/PvdO family nonheme iron enzyme, with the protein MPGTSEGCPSDMVLVAGDYCPTVQQKCIEHHSEFNTDQKRKKKAGGNQASTVSERCMRYEEPSVCLSKKRVPMRFCMDRYEWPNQKGELPALLVSWGDAKKLCEEKGKRLCMEAEYNFACEGEAMLPYTYGYERDATACNIDREYRKREKSLKKYERCMKKPGMQGGARAMDQRFADGLDASLCISVWRVRLNGNINEWVERPKQKYPNRSGLKGGWWGPVRGRCRPTVGFHKEDDYGYEEGFRCCKDAEGQ; encoded by the coding sequence TTGCCTGGGACGAGCGAAGGGTGTCCGAGCGACATGGTGCTCGTCGCGGGCGATTATTGTCCCACGGTGCAGCAGAAATGCATCGAGCACCATAGCGAGTTCAATACGGATCAAAAGAGAAAGAAGAAAGCTGGCGGCAATCAAGCGAGCACCGTGAGCGAGCGATGTATGCGGTACGAAGAGCCGTCGGTGTGTCTTTCCAAAAAGCGCGTGCCGATGCGTTTTTGCATGGATCGGTACGAATGGCCGAACCAGAAGGGCGAATTGCCTGCATTGCTCGTATCATGGGGTGATGCGAAGAAGCTTTGCGAGGAAAAGGGAAAACGTCTCTGCATGGAGGCGGAATACAACTTCGCATGCGAGGGCGAGGCAATGCTGCCGTACACGTACGGGTACGAGCGTGATGCGACGGCGTGCAACATCGACCGGGAATACCGCAAGCGGGAAAAGTCGCTGAAGAAGTACGAGCGGTGCATGAAGAAGCCCGGAATGCAAGGCGGAGCTCGCGCGATGGATCAGCGTTTTGCCGACGGGCTCGATGCCTCGTTGTGTATCTCCGTTTGGCGTGTACGACTCAACGGGAACATCAACGAATGGGTGGAGCGGCCCAAGCAAAAATATCCGAATCGAAGCGGATTGAAGGGCGGCTGGTGGGGCCCCGTGCGCGGGCGGTGCAGGCCCACGGTGGGTTTTCACAAGGAAGACGATTACGGCTACGAGGAAGGATTTCGGTGCTGCAAGGACGCGGAGGGGCAGTGA
- a CDS encoding M20/M25/M40 family metallo-hydrolase: METSDLQRVTDDVKRLASDDFGGRGTGDKGAQLAAELIEQRFKELGLEPFGDGDGAAKQFRNKFSARVGAKSRPPKLDVSRAKQKPTALADGASITADGSESGEAQGVVVFVGHGVTAPAVTWDDYAGKEIAGKVALVLDGAPAPADDKQAKALRDFKSARYKLRTAREHKAAGVIIVAAGEELPLEPADARGMGVPGVVIKRSVAKQLFPDIKWDDVAKTASKAAVKPRELAGVNVKMTTRIEPTMADAWNVVARLPAKSDSPTASEYVVIGAHYDHLGMGGTSSSRAPGTRAIHHGADDNASGTSLLLDVARRLSKLPEKSSRSVVFIAFGAEELGTLGSRHWVEHPPVPMTSIVAMINADMVGRMRERTLVVDGTGTSAAWTELLQKANEGLSLNLKLGAEGFGASDHAPFTAARVPVAFLFTGVHDDYHLPSDTAEKIDVGGIDLAATLAARLTLAVAQRPERLVFVDPPSTDPHRGGGSGTGRGFKVSLGTIPDYAWQGKGVKLTGARPDSPALRAGLQAGDVIVKLGTHDITNVHDYVYALQELEPGRETTVEVEREGKRLPLKIIPAPGR, translated from the coding sequence ATCGAAACGAGCGATCTGCAGCGCGTGACGGACGACGTCAAGCGCCTCGCGTCCGACGACTTTGGCGGTCGCGGAACGGGCGACAAGGGCGCGCAGCTCGCCGCCGAGCTCATCGAACAACGCTTCAAGGAGCTCGGCCTCGAACCGTTCGGTGACGGAGATGGCGCGGCCAAGCAGTTCCGCAACAAGTTCTCCGCTCGCGTGGGTGCAAAAAGTCGACCCCCGAAGCTCGATGTTTCACGCGCAAAACAAAAGCCGACGGCGCTCGCCGACGGCGCGAGCATCACAGCCGATGGTTCCGAAAGCGGCGAAGCACAAGGCGTCGTCGTGTTCGTGGGGCACGGCGTCACCGCGCCAGCCGTGACGTGGGACGACTACGCGGGCAAGGAAATCGCAGGCAAAGTGGCGCTCGTCCTCGATGGCGCGCCCGCACCAGCAGACGACAAGCAAGCGAAGGCTCTGCGCGACTTCAAGAGCGCTCGGTACAAGCTGCGCACGGCTCGCGAACACAAAGCGGCGGGCGTGATCATCGTCGCCGCGGGTGAAGAGCTTCCGCTCGAGCCTGCGGATGCGCGCGGCATGGGCGTTCCGGGCGTCGTCATCAAACGCAGTGTCGCCAAACAACTCTTCCCGGACATCAAGTGGGACGATGTTGCAAAGACCGCGTCGAAGGCCGCCGTCAAACCGCGAGAGCTTGCAGGCGTGAACGTCAAGATGACGACGCGCATCGAGCCGACGATGGCGGATGCATGGAACGTCGTCGCGCGTTTGCCTGCAAAAAGCGACTCGCCAACCGCCAGCGAATACGTCGTGATCGGCGCGCACTACGATCACCTCGGCATGGGCGGCACGTCGTCGTCTCGCGCGCCCGGGACGCGCGCAATTCATCACGGCGCAGACGACAACGCATCGGGCACTTCGTTGCTCCTCGATGTCGCGCGGCGCCTGTCGAAATTGCCCGAAAAGTCGTCGCGAAGCGTCGTGTTCATCGCGTTCGGCGCCGAAGAGCTCGGTACGCTCGGTTCACGTCACTGGGTCGAACATCCGCCCGTGCCCATGACGTCGATCGTCGCGATGATCAACGCGGACATGGTCGGTCGCATGCGCGAGCGCACGTTGGTCGTCGATGGAACGGGCACGTCCGCCGCGTGGACGGAGCTATTGCAGAAGGCGAACGAAGGTTTGTCCCTGAACTTGAAGCTCGGAGCGGAAGGGTTTGGCGCGAGCGACCATGCGCCGTTCACGGCGGCTCGAGTGCCCGTGGCGTTCTTGTTCACGGGCGTGCACGACGACTATCACTTGCCGAGCGACACCGCGGAGAAGATTGACGTGGGTGGCATCGACTTGGCCGCGACGCTTGCGGCGCGCCTGACGCTTGCCGTTGCGCAGCGGCCCGAGCGGCTCGTCTTCGTGGACCCTCCGTCGACGGATCCGCATCGCGGTGGAGGAAGCGGAACGGGTCGCGGGTTCAAAGTGTCACTCGGGACGATTCCCGATTATGCGTGGCAGGGCAAAGGCGTGAAACTCACGGGTGCCCGGCCGGATTCACCGGCGCTTCGAGCGGGATTGCAAGCGGGTGACGTGATCGTCAAGCTCGGAACGCACGACATCACGAACGTGCACGATTACGTATATGCTTTGCAGGAGCTGGAACCAGGGCGCGAAACGACGGTGGAAGTCGAGCGTGAAGGAAAGCGCTTACCGCTCAAGATCATTCCGGCACCCGGCCGATGA
- a CDS encoding universal stress protein produces MIWKADVVVVGSDRSSKLMTFLGGSVSTSIVRKYDGAVLVVPSKKKD; encoded by the coding sequence ATGATTTGGAAAGCCGACGTCGTGGTCGTCGGCTCGGACAGGTCGAGCAAGCTCATGACGTTTTTGGGCGGCAGCGTTTCGACCAGCATCGTGCGCAAATACGATGGTGCCGTGCTCGTCGTTCCGAGCAAGAAAAAGGATTGA